A window from Streptomyces sp. NBC_00335 encodes these proteins:
- a CDS encoding enoyl-CoA hydratase family protein, whose product MPPLVHAARTPGLTTLTLDSPANRNALSAPLVQELRTALAAEAATPRTRAVVLTHTGTTFCAGADLKSPCDPADFLALLREIAELPKPVVARVTGHVRAGGLGLLGVCDVAAAGHGSTYAFTETHLGVVPAVISAPLLPRLDPRAAARYFLTAEVFDAAEATRIGLLTLHAPDGDVDKLLAPVLEGLLKAGPEALAATKRLVTAPVRAALERDGAALTELSARHFASAEAREGISARFERRDPSWLS is encoded by the coding sequence ATGCCCCCACTGGTCCACGCCGCGCGAACGCCCGGCCTCACCACCCTCACCCTCGACTCCCCGGCCAACCGCAACGCCCTCTCCGCCCCCCTGGTCCAGGAACTCCGCACCGCCCTGGCCGCCGAGGCCGCCACACCGCGGACCCGGGCCGTCGTCCTCACCCACACCGGCACCACTTTCTGCGCCGGCGCCGACCTCAAGTCCCCCTGCGACCCGGCGGACTTCCTGGCCCTGCTCCGGGAGATCGCCGAGCTCCCCAAGCCCGTCGTCGCCCGCGTCACCGGCCACGTCCGCGCCGGCGGCCTCGGGCTGCTCGGGGTCTGCGATGTCGCCGCCGCCGGGCACGGGTCCACGTACGCCTTCACCGAGACCCACCTCGGCGTGGTCCCGGCCGTGATCTCGGCGCCGCTGCTCCCTCGCCTGGACCCCCGCGCCGCGGCCCGCTACTTCCTGACCGCCGAGGTCTTCGACGCCGCCGAAGCCACCCGCATCGGGCTGCTCACCCTCCACGCCCCGGACGGGGACGTCGACAAGCTCCTGGCCCCCGTCCTGGAGGGCCTCCTCAAGGCCGGCCCCGAGGCCCTGGCCGCGACGAAACGGCTGGTCACCGCCCCGGTACGGGCCGCCCTGGAGCGGGACGGAGCCGCCCTCACCGAGCTGTCCGCCCGGCACTTCGCCTCCGCCGAGGCCCGCGAGGGCATCAGCGCCCGCTTCGAACGACGGGATCCGTCATGGCTCAGCTGA